CCTGGATATAAGCAACAGCTTCACCAACGGTGCTTATTTTCTCAGCCTGATCATCGGGGATAGCAATGTTGAATTCCTTTTCGAATTCCATGATCAGCTCTACTGTATCTAACGAGTCTGCACCCAGATCATTTGTAAAACTCGATTGCGGTGTTACTTCTTTTTCGTCAACACCTAGTTTATCAACTATAATTGATTTTACACGTGATGCAATGTCTGCCATTTTTATAAGTTTTATGGTTAAATCAGGTGCAAAGATACTTTTATGGTAGTAATAACAAAAAAAAAAAGATTTTTTTAATGCACAGGGGGGCTGTTGGTTGTAGAAATGGGAAAATTTGGGTGTTTTGAGTTCTCATCCGCCTTTCGGGCTCCTTCTATAAAGGAGAAGGGCGAAACCAATAAAATTATCTTACAATACTTAATACCCATTAATCTGTGAAAGTATAGGCTATATTTTTCCGTAAATTGCAGCACTTAGGCAGGCATATGATAATCAGTCGCTTGAAATAAAATTACAGATGAACCGACCCATACGTGTTTTAGTTGCTAAAGTAGGACTCGACGGTCACGACCGCGGAGCCAAAGTGATCGCGTCTTTTCTGCGCGATGCCGGCATGGAAGTTATTTACACCGGCTTGCGCCAAACTCCGGAAATGGTTGTAAACGCAGCTATGCAGGAAGATGTGGATGTAATTGGTGTAAGCATACTATCGGGCGCGCACAATACCGTTTTCCCAAAGTTGCTGCAATTGCTAAAGCAAAAAGGCATGACCGATGTACTTCTTACAGGCGGAGGCATTATACCCGACGCCGATATGAAAAACCTCAATGCACAGGGTGTTGGCAAGTTGTTCCCCCCCGGTACGGATACCAAAGAAGTGGTGAGTTATATTAAGGAGTGGGTAGAGAGAAATCGGAATTTTTGAATCAGGGATACAAATCATTTTAGTCTTTCCAAACGTCCTTTTCGTTTAATTAAATTTTTGTAGTCCCATTGAATTTCTATCGATTTTTTAAGCCAACGTTTTAAATCTTTTATGTTTACTTGTTTCACAGATGTGTATCGGGCTTCGGCAGCTTTAAAACTACCTTCCTTTTGTAAGCCTTTCTCTTCAAAAGATTGACCGCTCCAAAACAACAATCGAATACAACTTTTCAGTTTACTATATCCAACAATTGGATTTCCGTCTAAAAACCAGACAGGGTGTGCATGCCATATTTTATTTTCCGCTTCAGGTAAATTGCGGCAAATCTCCTGCGAAAGTAAATTACAAATTTTCCTCTCCTCAATTAATTGAGCATCATTGTAGGCTTGAATTTCTTTATTCATCTATTGTCTCTTTGTTTTGTGGAGAAGCTAATTTACAATAAAAATAATCCCGGAGGCCACACTACTTAATGATGTCTCCCGATTTCAACGACATACTCACCTCAAACAATTCCGAAGTATCCCCATCACTATCGGTAATCAGCAGCAAATGCAAAACGCCTGTAGGATCAATATGGCGTAAAGCGATCGATTCAACTTTTATTTTCAATGTCAGCCCTCTGTCAGTAATTGGTATGCAAACGGGGGTAATATTGTCGGTTAATGTTTGCAGGTTAATAATGCCGACAAAACTGCCCAACACTTCACCATCATCATACCAGTTAGGTGTATTTTCAACCGATGCTGTAAAAAGTATTTTCTTTTTATCGGGAGTAATTGTTGCGCCCGAAAAACCTGCTTCAATGCCCTTTATTTCAGCCAGCTTAAAATGAAAAACTTCCGGGACAGGACAAATACCGCCATTATTTATGTGTTCAAGAAATGCAGTTAGGCTTAATTTAAAAATAATATTCTTCCCCCGGTTAAGCAGGTAAAGGTTTTCGGGATCAGCGACAGCGCCCTCAATATTAAGTTCGCCTGCATTCAGCTTAATGGCCTCGCGAATGGTTTTATAAAATGTTTCTAAGGAGTAGGTTTTATAATTTGCCGGGTTGTTCACACTAACCCGTACCAGCACATCCCGTTGCGGTGATTTTGAGCCCGAACCGAATATGAACAGTTCCTGCTTATTTCCCGATCCAACATAAGTCATTGCTTCAAAATCGGGTTTTAGAGGTTTGGGGATCTTACCGTCTTTCAATCCTTCTGCTGATCTGATCCGGAACTTTTCCACCACACGATATTGCTTATCAAGTTT
The Bacteroidota bacterium DNA segment above includes these coding regions:
- a CDS encoding cobalamin B12-binding domain-containing protein; amino-acid sequence: MNRPIRVLVAKVGLDGHDRGAKVIASFLRDAGMEVIYTGLRQTPEMVVNAAMQEDVDVIGVSILSGAHNTVFPKLLQLLKQKGMTDVLLTGGGIIPDADMKNLNAQGVGKLFPPGTDTKEVVSYIKEWVERNRNF
- a CDS encoding acyl carrier protein — encoded protein: MADIASRVKSIIVDKLGVDEKEVTPQSSFTNDLGADSLDTVELIMEFEKEFNIAIPDDQAEKISTVGEAVAYIQANVK
- a CDS encoding DUF1801 domain-containing protein codes for the protein MNKEIQAYNDAQLIEERKICNLLSQEICRNLPEAENKIWHAHPVWFLDGNPIVGYSKLKSCIRLLFWSGQSFEEKGLQKEGSFKAAEARYTSVKQVNIKDLKRWLKKSIEIQWDYKNLIKRKGRLERLK